One genomic window of Azospirillum thermophilum includes the following:
- the mutY gene encoding A/G-specific adenine glycosylase, whose translation MIRDSRKAAAQLLSWYDRHRRDLPWRAKPGETADPYRVWLSEIMLQQTTVPAVAPYFRSFTERWPTVADLAAAPLDDLLVAWAGLGYYARARNLHKCARVVADGHGGRFPETEAELLALPGVGAYTAAAISAIAFDRKATVVDGNVERVIARIFAVEEPLPAAKTTLRRLAATLTPDGRPGDYAQAMMDLGATVCTPRKPRCMLCPWADLCDARAAGIAEELPRKVAKAEKPTRRGVAYWLLNPDGAVLLRRRAEEGLLGGMAEIPSTGWGPQAPDAAAVAAQAPLPAVWKRLPGLVRHTFTHFHLELEVVAAVAGDGWRQADGRWIPIDRLGDQALPTVMVKVVRHALAHA comes from the coding sequence ATGATCCGCGATTCCCGCAAGGCTGCCGCGCAGCTTCTCTCCTGGTACGACCGTCACCGCCGCGACCTGCCCTGGCGCGCCAAGCCGGGGGAGACCGCCGATCCCTACCGGGTCTGGCTGTCGGAGATCATGCTGCAGCAGACCACGGTCCCCGCCGTCGCCCCCTATTTCCGCAGCTTCACGGAGCGCTGGCCGACCGTCGCCGACCTCGCCGCGGCGCCGCTCGACGACCTGCTCGTCGCATGGGCGGGGCTCGGCTACTACGCGCGGGCGCGCAACCTGCACAAATGCGCCAGGGTCGTCGCCGACGGGCATGGCGGCCGCTTCCCGGAGACGGAGGCGGAGCTGCTGGCCCTGCCGGGCGTCGGCGCCTATACCGCCGCCGCCATCTCGGCCATCGCCTTCGACCGCAAGGCGACCGTGGTGGACGGCAACGTCGAGCGGGTGATCGCCCGCATCTTCGCGGTGGAGGAGCCGCTGCCGGCCGCCAAGACCACCCTGCGCCGGCTGGCCGCCACCCTGACCCCGGACGGGCGGCCGGGCGACTACGCCCAGGCGATGATGGACCTCGGCGCCACCGTCTGCACGCCACGCAAGCCCAGATGCATGCTCTGCCCCTGGGCCGACCTGTGCGACGCCCGCGCCGCCGGCATCGCGGAGGAGCTGCCGCGCAAGGTTGCCAAGGCGGAAAAGCCGACCCGCCGCGGCGTCGCCTACTGGCTGCTGAACCCGGACGGCGCTGTCCTGCTGCGCCGACGGGCGGAGGAGGGGCTGCTGGGCGGGATGGCGGAAATCCCCTCCACCGGCTGGGGACCGCAGGCGCCGGATGCCGCCGCCGTGGCCGCCCAGGCACCGCTGCCGGCGGTCTGGAAGCGTCTGCCCGGGCTGGTCCGCCATACATTCACCCACTTCCACCTCGAGCTTGAGGTCGTGGCGGCGGTGGCCGGCGACGGCTGGCGCCAGGCCGACGGGCGCTGGATTCCGATCGACCGGCTGGGCGATCAGGCCTTGCCGACCGTTATGGTGAAGGTGGTGCGGCACGCGCTCGCCCACGCCTGA
- a CDS encoding DsbA family protein: MNRKILGLAGLLATGLLASGLTGSVTPAAAQTAAPAATPSAADRLGDRVLGDPNAPVTILDYSSMTCPHCATFHTTVLPQIKEKYIDTGKVKLIFRDFPFDQAALRASQIARCAPAERYYPLLDVMFKNQGQWTRAADPAKALSQYGKLAGMSQQTIDSCIADKALEDSILTSRMTGEQQHKIEATPTFILNDGKERIEGAQSFETFAKAIDKLLK; this comes from the coding sequence GTGAACCGCAAAATTTTGGGACTCGCCGGATTGCTCGCCACCGGGCTGCTTGCTTCGGGCCTGACCGGCTCCGTCACGCCGGCCGCCGCGCAGACCGCTGCCCCGGCCGCCACGCCGTCCGCGGCCGACCGGCTGGGCGACCGGGTGCTGGGCGATCCGAACGCCCCGGTCACCATTCTCGACTACTCGTCGATGACCTGCCCGCACTGCGCCACCTTCCACACCACCGTGCTTCCCCAGATCAAGGAGAAGTACATCGACACCGGCAAGGTGAAGCTGATCTTCCGCGACTTCCCCTTCGACCAGGCGGCGCTGCGTGCCAGCCAGATCGCCCGCTGCGCCCCGGCCGAGCGCTACTACCCGCTGCTGGACGTGATGTTCAAGAACCAGGGCCAGTGGACGCGGGCGGCCGACCCGGCCAAGGCGCTGTCCCAGTACGGCAAGCTGGCGGGGATGAGCCAGCAGACCATCGATTCCTGCATCGCCGACAAGGCGCTGGAGGACAGCATCCTGACCAGCCGCATGACCGGCGAGCAGCAGCACAAGATCGAAGCCACCCCCACCTTCATCCTGAACGACGGCAAGGAGCGGATCGAGGGCGCCCAGTCCTTCGAGACCTTCGCCAAGGCCATCGACAAGCTGCTGAAGTAG
- a CDS encoding DUF721 domain-containing protein: protein MSGPKRIGQTVPEVAGKVLGKRGLAFGALITDWPAIVGHQLSLRTAPDKLSFPRGKREEATLHIRAMGAIALELQHLEPQIIERINSFFGYRAVAKIKLIHAALPQRPTAVVRPRDLSMDEELSIITTTARVEDEELRATLERFGRSLLARPKPARR from the coding sequence ATGAGCGGACCCAAACGGATCGGCCAGACCGTGCCCGAGGTCGCCGGCAAGGTGCTGGGCAAGCGGGGGCTCGCCTTCGGGGCACTGATCACCGACTGGCCGGCCATCGTCGGCCACCAGCTTTCGCTGCGCACCGCCCCGGACAAGCTGAGCTTCCCCCGCGGCAAGCGGGAGGAGGCGACGCTGCACATCCGGGCCATGGGCGCCATCGCGCTGGAACTGCAGCATCTGGAGCCGCAGATCATCGAGCGCATCAACAGCTTCTTCGGCTACCGCGCCGTGGCGAAGATCAAGCTGATCCACGCGGCCCTGCCCCAGCGCCCGACGGCGGTGGTCCGGCCGCGCGACCTCAGCATGGACGAGGAGCTGTCGATCATCACCACCACCGCCAGGGTGGAGGACGAGGAGCTTCGCGCCACGCTGGAACGGTTCGGCCGGTCGCTGCTGGCCCGGCCCAAGCCGGCGCGGCGCTGA
- a CDS encoding DUF2125 domain-containing protein: protein MRLRKPSRRAALLALLLPALLVAGYAGWWWWAAGMVRQGVLAWAEQRRAEGMLVEYAALAVEGFPFALRATVDKPHLAARGLEWQGTRLVAEAPPWAVTRVALTLPGEQRAIVAQPGQPPLEILSRGGGAGHALWTIGGETGGTLEQIRLSFTDLLAQPSAERLPVATLEVAATQPPQSPAGHTATGMALTLTAIGVTLPETAPPTLGRHIQKAELSARVLGRPPRIEPASLSAWSRDGGTVELDRLGLEWGPLRMMVNGTLALDGELQPQAALTAEVHGAQAVLGAVQPMLRPNEVAMARTVLTMLSRPTGPAGEPVITAPVTVQDRALFLGPVKVASVPRVVW from the coding sequence ATGCGACTCCGCAAGCCCTCCCGCCGCGCCGCCCTGCTGGCGCTTCTGCTGCCCGCCCTGCTGGTCGCCGGCTATGCCGGCTGGTGGTGGTGGGCCGCCGGCATGGTCCGTCAGGGCGTGCTGGCCTGGGCGGAACAGCGCCGGGCCGAGGGCATGCTGGTCGAGTATGCGGCGCTGGCGGTGGAGGGCTTCCCCTTCGCCCTGCGCGCCACCGTGGACAAGCCGCACCTCGCCGCCCGCGGGCTGGAATGGCAGGGAACCCGGCTGGTGGCGGAGGCGCCGCCCTGGGCGGTGACGCGCGTCGCCCTGACCCTGCCGGGCGAGCAGCGCGCCATCGTCGCCCAGCCCGGCCAGCCGCCGCTGGAGATCCTGTCGCGCGGCGGCGGCGCCGGCCATGCCCTGTGGACCATCGGCGGCGAGACCGGCGGCACGCTGGAGCAGATCCGCCTGTCCTTCACCGACCTGCTCGCCCAGCCGTCGGCGGAGCGGCTGCCGGTCGCGACGCTGGAGGTCGCCGCCACCCAGCCGCCGCAGAGCCCGGCCGGGCATACCGCGACGGGCATGGCCCTGACGCTGACCGCCATCGGCGTCACCCTGCCGGAGACCGCGCCGCCGACGCTCGGCCGCCACATCCAGAAAGCGGAGCTGTCCGCCCGCGTCCTCGGCCGCCCGCCGCGGATCGAGCCGGCCAGCCTGTCGGCCTGGAGCCGCGACGGCGGCACGGTGGAGCTCGACCGGCTGGGGCTGGAATGGGGACCGCTGCGCATGATGGTGAACGGCACGCTGGCGCTGGACGGCGAGCTGCAGCCGCAGGCCGCCCTGACCGCGGAGGTGCACGGCGCCCAGGCGGTGCTCGGCGCCGTACAGCCGATGTTGCGCCCCAACGAGGTGGCGATGGCCCGCACGGTGCTGACCATGCTGTCCCGCCCGACCGGGCCGGCGGGGGAACCGGTGATCACCGCCCCGGTGACCGTGCAGGACCGCGCCCTGTTCCTCGGCCCGGTGAAGGTCGCCTCGGTCCCGCGGGTGGTGTGGTAG
- the smc gene encoding chromosome segregation protein SMC, translated as MHFTRLRLSGFKSFVDATELVIEPGMTGIVGPNGCGKSNLVEALRWVMGETSAKKMRGDDMDDVIFGGTSNRPARNLGEVTLCIDNHSRTAPAAFNEHEELEVTRRIERGSGSDYRINGKLVRARDVQLLFADNASGANSPALVSQGKVGQIINAKPQDRRMLLEEAAGITGLHSRRHEAELRLRAAETNLMRLDDVIGAMDTQLQGLKKQARQAARYRNLSDQIRRAEAVLWHLRWIASQAELQRARTAFEAAEGTVRELMLSVTQLTTRRTSDAAGLPERRQAEAQAAAALQRLVIAKEQLDAEEKRVAEQQRALQARLRQIAGDLGREEALAADAGDALARLEAERDRLTEAQADEEMLEEAAREALAEAREAVDELDRELTRLTEQVAADEARRGSIQRQVAELDGRAAALSRRLDEQRAQRSALEGEMAARGDLAEAEMAVELAEQRLEDAREAAEEAERAKADTEPAQARARDALHAAESARAKLRAEERALAELLSAGSSDLFPPLVDAVAVAPGYEGALAAALGEALTAPLDEAAPVHWRRFPAFASVAPLPAGVETLEARVQGPAALTRALAHIGVVADAAAGASLAPALSPGQILVSRDGGAWRWDGLTVQAGAPTAAAIRLKQRNRLAELRGELDLAEEQVETARGALDEAKQAAEEAAQADRRARDAVREAFAGLHAARDRHAKLAREADAAASRLAALTEAVERLAADRAEAGTRLAEARAALDGLPDPREGRELVNERRAALAEQRTRLAEKQNALDRLTREAQARRQRLAAIAQEVASWGTRSAGAGGRIGELKERADAAEAELAQLQSRPGEIAAERQDLLNRIAEAERSRKRAADALAEAETLLARTETALHKAEAGLADAREARARAEAAVSAALQQQQTLTERIAERLNCRPEDTRKAAELEEGEALPDAAALETRLDKLVRERETMGPVNLRAEIEAAELEQQITGLQTERADLVAAIARLRQGIASLNREARERLVASFDTVNRNFQDLFTRLFGGGKAHLELVNAEDPLEAGLEIYASPPGKKLQVLSLLSGGEQALTALSLLFAVFRSNPAPICVLDEVDAPLDEANVGRFCDLVEDIAREGDTRFLIITHHRLTMARVDRLFGVTMAERGVSQLVSVDLRGAEELRGVA; from the coding sequence GTGCATTTCACGCGCCTCCGCCTGTCCGGCTTCAAGTCTTTCGTGGATGCCACCGAACTGGTCATCGAACCGGGCATGACCGGGATCGTCGGCCCGAACGGCTGCGGCAAGTCGAACCTGGTGGAGGCGCTGCGCTGGGTGATGGGCGAGACCTCCGCCAAGAAGATGCGCGGCGACGACATGGACGACGTCATCTTCGGCGGAACGTCCAACCGTCCCGCCCGCAACCTGGGCGAGGTGACGCTGTGCATCGACAACCACAGCCGCACCGCCCCCGCCGCCTTCAACGAACATGAGGAGCTGGAGGTCACCCGCCGGATCGAGCGGGGGTCGGGCTCCGATTACCGGATCAACGGCAAGCTGGTGCGCGCCCGCGACGTCCAGCTCCTGTTCGCCGACAACGCCTCGGGCGCGAACTCGCCGGCCCTGGTCAGCCAGGGCAAGGTCGGCCAGATCATCAACGCCAAGCCGCAGGACCGGCGCATGCTGCTGGAGGAGGCGGCGGGCATCACCGGCCTCCATTCCCGCCGTCACGAGGCGGAGCTGCGGCTGCGCGCCGCCGAAACCAACCTGATGCGCCTCGACGACGTGATCGGGGCGATGGACACCCAGCTCCAGGGGCTGAAGAAGCAGGCCCGGCAGGCCGCCCGCTACCGCAACCTGTCCGACCAGATCCGCCGGGCGGAGGCCGTGCTGTGGCACCTACGCTGGATCGCCTCGCAGGCGGAGCTTCAGCGCGCCCGCACCGCCTTCGAGGCGGCGGAGGGCACGGTGCGGGAGCTGATGCTGTCGGTCACCCAGCTCACCACCCGGCGGACCAGCGACGCCGCCGGGCTGCCCGAGCGCCGGCAGGCCGAGGCGCAGGCCGCCGCCGCGCTGCAGCGGCTGGTGATCGCCAAGGAACAGCTCGACGCCGAGGAGAAGCGCGTCGCCGAGCAGCAGCGCGCCCTGCAGGCCCGCCTGCGGCAGATCGCCGGCGACCTCGGCCGCGAGGAGGCGCTGGCCGCCGACGCCGGGGACGCGCTCGCCCGGCTGGAGGCCGAACGCGACCGGCTGACCGAGGCCCAGGCCGACGAGGAGATGCTGGAGGAGGCCGCCCGCGAGGCGCTGGCCGAAGCGCGCGAGGCGGTGGACGAGCTCGACCGCGAGCTGACCCGCCTGACCGAACAGGTGGCGGCGGACGAGGCCAGGCGCGGCTCCATCCAGCGGCAGGTCGCCGAGCTGGACGGTCGCGCCGCCGCGCTGTCCAGGCGGCTGGACGAGCAGCGGGCCCAGCGCTCGGCGCTGGAGGGCGAGATGGCGGCCCGCGGCGACCTCGCCGAGGCGGAGATGGCCGTCGAGCTTGCCGAGCAACGGCTGGAAGACGCCCGCGAGGCCGCCGAGGAGGCGGAGCGGGCGAAGGCCGACACCGAACCCGCCCAGGCCCGTGCCCGCGACGCCCTGCATGCCGCCGAATCCGCCCGCGCCAAGCTGCGCGCCGAGGAAAGGGCGCTGGCCGAACTGCTGTCGGCGGGCTCCTCCGACCTGTTTCCGCCGCTGGTCGATGCGGTGGCCGTGGCGCCCGGCTACGAGGGCGCGCTGGCCGCGGCCCTCGGCGAGGCGCTGACCGCCCCGCTGGACGAGGCTGCCCCGGTCCACTGGCGCCGGTTCCCGGCCTTCGCCAGCGTCGCCCCGCTTCCCGCGGGGGTGGAGACGCTGGAGGCGCGCGTGCAGGGACCGGCGGCGCTGACCCGCGCACTCGCCCATATCGGGGTGGTGGCCGACGCCGCGGCCGGCGCCAGCCTCGCCCCCGCGCTGTCGCCCGGCCAGATCCTGGTCAGCCGCGACGGCGGCGCCTGGCGCTGGGACGGGCTGACCGTCCAGGCCGGCGCCCCGACCGCCGCCGCCATCCGGCTGAAGCAGCGCAACCGGCTGGCCGAGCTGCGCGGCGAACTCGACCTTGCCGAGGAGCAGGTGGAGACGGCGCGCGGTGCGCTCGACGAGGCGAAGCAGGCCGCCGAGGAGGCCGCCCAGGCCGACCGCCGCGCCCGCGATGCCGTGCGCGAGGCCTTCGCCGGGCTGCACGCCGCCCGCGACCGCCACGCCAAGCTGGCGCGCGAGGCCGACGCCGCCGCCTCCCGCCTCGCCGCCCTCACCGAGGCGGTCGAGCGGCTGGCGGCCGACCGGGCCGAGGCGGGAACCCGGCTCGCCGAGGCGCGGGCGGCGCTCGACGGCCTGCCGGACCCGCGCGAGGGGCGCGAGCTGGTGAACGAGCGGCGCGCCGCGCTGGCGGAACAGCGCACGCGGCTGGCGGAGAAACAGAATGCGCTCGACCGGCTGACCCGCGAGGCGCAGGCCCGCCGCCAGCGCCTCGCCGCCATCGCGCAGGAGGTCGCCTCCTGGGGCACCCGCTCCGCCGGCGCCGGCGGACGGATCGGTGAGCTGAAGGAACGCGCCGACGCGGCCGAGGCCGAACTGGCGCAGCTCCAGAGCCGGCCGGGTGAGATCGCCGCCGAGCGGCAGGACCTGCTGAACCGCATCGCCGAGGCCGAGCGCAGCCGCAAGCGCGCCGCCGACGCGCTGGCCGAGGCGGAAACCCTGCTCGCCAGAACGGAAACCGCCCTCCACAAGGCCGAGGCCGGGCTCGCCGACGCCCGCGAGGCCCGCGCCCGTGCCGAGGCCGCCGTCTCCGCCGCCCTTCAGCAGCAGCAGACGCTGACCGAGCGCATCGCCGAGCGGCTGAACTGCCGGCCGGAGGACACCCGCAAGGCGGCCGAGCTGGAGGAGGGCGAGGCGCTGCCCGACGCCGCCGCCCTGGAGACCCGGCTGGACAAGCTGGTGCGCGAGCGGGAGACCATGGGGCCGGTCAACCTGCGCGCCGAGATCGAGGCGGCGGAGCTGGAGCAGCAGATCACCGGCCTGCAGACCGAGCGCGCCGATCTGGTCGCCGCCATCGCCCGGCTGCGCCAGGGCATCGCCAGCCTGAACCGCGAGGCGCGGGAACGGCTGGTCGCCAGCTTCGACACGGTCAACCGCAACTTCCAGGACCTGTTCACCCGCCTGTTCGGCGGCGGCAAGGCCCATCTGGAACTGGTCAACGCGGAGGACCCGCTGGAGGCCGGGCTGGAGATCTACGCCAGCCCGCCGGGCAAGAAGCTGCAGGTCCTCTCGCTGCTGTCGGGCGGCGAGCAGGCGCTGACCGCGCTGTCGCTGCTGTTCGCCGTGTTCCGGTCGAACCCCGCGCCGATCTGCGTGCTGGACGAGGTGGACGCCCCGCTGGACGAGGCCAATGTCGGCCGCTTCTGCGATCTGGTCGAGGACATCGCGCGGGAGGGCGACACCCGGTTCCTGATCATCACCCATCACCGCCTGACGATGGCCCGCGTCGACCGGCTGTTCGGCGTGACGATGGCCGAACGCGGGGTCTCGCAACTGGTCAGCGTCGACCTGCGGGGCGCGGAGGAACTGCGCGGCGTCGCGTGA
- a CDS encoding peptidoglycan-binding domain-containing protein has product MSGGSRRARLLMALTVAVPVLAAGALPVRAEPGAADIQWAQIILKEKGYNIGGRANGQMTAETRSALSSYQKASGLPVTGQLDKATVAHMMGEREKKASPTMGSLSKSQIGQTPKEKEVAPRAAPTTRVDSGNESVGGYAQFGSAPPASRSSGSASSTAAAPSASVSPGPVSSGAPAPAAAARGTATASGHAGNPADGPVPQAAPRAAVTATNAAGEQVSTVPQAEMGSGPAGWMTNLMRYGVMGLLAATLGGIGFAWWRSGRSAGLASVPEEDRPREDRREPSFGSGRREELRIAPGFTAEPRVARRR; this is encoded by the coding sequence ATGTCTGGGGGATCGCGGCGCGCGCGGCTGCTGATGGCGCTGACGGTGGCGGTTCCGGTCCTGGCCGCGGGAGCCCTGCCGGTGCGGGCGGAGCCGGGAGCGGCCGACATCCAGTGGGCGCAGATCATCCTGAAGGAGAAGGGCTACAACATCGGCGGCCGGGCCAACGGCCAGATGACGGCCGAGACGCGGTCGGCGCTCAGCTCCTACCAGAAGGCGTCCGGCCTGCCGGTTACCGGGCAGCTCGACAAGGCGACCGTCGCCCACATGATGGGCGAGCGGGAGAAGAAGGCCTCGCCGACCATGGGCTCGCTGTCGAAGAGCCAGATCGGCCAGACGCCGAAGGAGAAGGAGGTGGCGCCGCGCGCCGCCCCGACCACCCGCGTCGACAGCGGCAACGAGTCGGTGGGCGGCTATGCCCAGTTCGGCAGCGCCCCGCCGGCCAGCCGCAGCAGCGGCTCGGCCTCCTCCACCGCAGCGGCTCCCTCCGCGTCCGTCTCCCCGGGCCCGGTGTCCTCCGGCGCCCCTGCTCCGGCCGCTGCCGCCCGCGGCACGGCAACCGCGTCGGGCCACGCCGGCAATCCGGCCGACGGCCCCGTGCCCCAGGCCGCCCCGCGTGCCGCGGTCACCGCGACCAACGCGGCGGGCGAGCAGGTCTCCACCGTGCCGCAGGCGGAGATGGGCTCCGGCCCTGCCGGCTGGATGACCAACCTGATGCGCTATGGGGTGATGGGGCTGCTCGCCGCCACGCTCGGCGGCATCGGCTTCGCCTGGTGGCGCAGCGGCCGTTCGGCCGGACTGGCCTCCGTGCCCGAGGAAGACCGCCCGCGCGAGGACCGCCGCGAGCCGAGCTTCGGTTCCGGCCGCCGCGAGGAGCTGCGCATCGCTCCGGGCTTCACCGCCGAGCCGCGCGTCGCGCGTCGCCGGTAA
- a CDS encoding sensor histidine kinase, translated as MGSMTGAAATTRPGGMAASRRGAAPPPRLRPSGKPRLQTAAAALVGTVALVLAALAAVVGAALLGIVSIAEEARQQTVPRVVLQQRDALAAAQLGRLAEVILNSHDRGRRATALEEAETLALQFAERADRAAVERLDRALAAVRYSNHRADLIDSLSNSVREGLGAVDEVLARATRLLAEPDKAIQDYAFLSNLYQLRRLYGEAVVADTPELLGARDQEILTLIRAQRALLDELSPAAAAHMEELVDLLQRISDARTLTDLHRGRLAVQRQMRQDIDTAHRLLRELAEGLASGAASSALATADRIVDYGRRALWTGIIGVGATFLVLLGVAVLLLRHVVRPVRTLSDLLQRLPDDPQPVTPPRALLEEFDRIGQAVTRFAGTLVALHAQAGALRTGEARLGTILHSAPFPIMIARRSDGVILFANAPTGELLALPPSVRTEALRLGLADFLDDPAEAMALPATLYRLNRATSIETRFRSADGRVFWGILTAVAMEYEGVGAMFLAVQDMSLRKDAENALRAAKEEAEAALTDLQRTQRSLVQAEKLASLGALVAGVAHEINTPVGIGVTASSFLAEEVRKFRSTMSEGNLRRRDLESFMDRVQEASAILLANLERAGTLVNSFKQVAVDQTSEARRSFELRGYLEDVLGSLAPHVKRTRHRVSLVCPDDIVMDGYPGALSQVVSNLVINALTHAFAPDQAGAVAVAVRADAEEGWILLEVADDGAGIPFDLRERVFEPFFTTRRGDGGSGLGLHIVHNIVVGTLGGAITLACPAEGGCRFTLRLPLQAPVPLPGPA; from the coding sequence ATGGGATCGATGACCGGGGCGGCGGCGACAACACGCCCCGGCGGCATGGCCGCGTCCCGGCGCGGCGCGGCTCCGCCACCGCGCCTCCGGCCTTCGGGCAAGCCGCGTCTGCAGACCGCGGCGGCGGCGCTCGTCGGGACGGTGGCGCTGGTCCTGGCGGCGCTGGCCGCGGTGGTCGGAGCCGCCCTGCTGGGCATCGTCTCCATCGCGGAGGAGGCTCGGCAGCAGACCGTGCCGCGCGTCGTGCTGCAGCAGCGCGACGCCCTGGCCGCCGCCCAGCTCGGCCGCCTCGCCGAGGTGATCCTGAACAGCCACGACCGCGGCCGCCGTGCCACCGCGCTGGAGGAGGCGGAGACGCTGGCCCTGCAGTTCGCCGAGCGGGCGGACCGCGCCGCGGTGGAGCGGCTGGACCGTGCCCTGGCGGCGGTGCGCTACAGCAACCACCGCGCCGACCTGATCGACTCCCTGTCCAACAGCGTGCGCGAGGGGCTGGGCGCCGTCGACGAGGTGCTGGCCCGCGCCACCCGCCTGCTGGCCGAACCGGACAAGGCGATCCAGGACTATGCCTTCCTCAGCAACCTCTACCAGCTCCGCCGCCTCTACGGCGAGGCGGTGGTCGCCGATACGCCGGAGCTGCTGGGCGCCCGCGACCAGGAGATCCTGACTCTGATCCGCGCCCAGCGCGCCCTGCTGGACGAGCTGTCGCCCGCCGCCGCCGCCCATATGGAGGAACTGGTCGACCTGCTGCAGCGCATCTCCGATGCCCGGACCCTGACCGACCTGCACCGCGGCCGGCTGGCGGTGCAGCGGCAGATGCGGCAGGACATCGACACCGCCCACCGCCTGCTGCGCGAGCTTGCCGAGGGCCTGGCCAGCGGGGCGGCGTCCTCGGCGCTCGCCACCGCGGACCGCATCGTCGATTACGGGCGCCGTGCCCTGTGGACCGGCATCATCGGGGTCGGCGCCACCTTCCTGGTCCTGCTCGGCGTGGCGGTGCTGCTGCTGCGGCATGTGGTCCGGCCGGTGCGGACCCTCAGCGACCTTCTGCAGCGGCTGCCCGACGATCCGCAGCCCGTGACGCCGCCGCGCGCGCTGCTGGAGGAGTTCGACCGCATCGGCCAGGCCGTCACCCGCTTCGCCGGGACGCTGGTGGCGCTGCACGCCCAGGCCGGGGCGCTGCGGACGGGGGAGGCGCGGCTCGGCACCATTCTGCATTCCGCGCCCTTCCCGATCATGATCGCCCGGCGCTCCGACGGGGTGATCCTCTTCGCCAACGCCCCGACCGGCGAACTGCTCGCCCTGCCGCCGTCCGTCCGGACGGAGGCGCTGCGCCTCGGCCTCGCCGACTTCCTCGACGATCCGGCGGAGGCGATGGCCCTGCCGGCGACCCTCTACCGGCTGAACCGCGCCACCAGCATCGAAACCCGCTTCCGCTCCGCCGACGGCCGCGTCTTCTGGGGAATCCTGACCGCCGTCGCCATGGAGTACGAGGGGGTGGGGGCGATGTTCCTGGCGGTGCAGGACATGTCGCTGCGCAAGGACGCCGAGAACGCGCTGCGCGCCGCCAAGGAGGAGGCCGAGGCCGCGCTGACCGACCTGCAGCGCACCCAGCGCAGCCTGGTGCAGGCGGAGAAGCTGGCCTCGCTCGGCGCGCTGGTCGCCGGGGTGGCGCACGAGATCAACACGCCGGTCGGCATCGGGGTCACCGCCTCCTCCTTCCTGGCGGAGGAGGTGCGGAAGTTCCGTTCCACCATGTCGGAGGGCAATCTGCGCCGCCGCGACCTGGAGAGCTTCATGGACCGGGTGCAGGAGGCCTCGGCCATCCTGCTCGCGAACCTGGAGCGGGCGGGCACGCTGGTGAACAGCTTCAAGCAGGTGGCGGTGGACCAGACGTCGGAGGCGCGCCGCAGCTTCGAGCTGCGCGGCTATCTGGAGGACGTACTGGGCAGCCTCGCCCCGCACGTCAAGCGGACGCGGCACCGCGTCTCGCTCGTCTGCCCCGACGACATCGTTATGGACGGCTACCCCGGCGCCCTGTCGCAGGTGGTGTCCAACCTCGTCATCAACGCGCTGACCCATGCCTTCGCGCCGGACCAGGCGGGCGCGGTCGCCGTCGCCGTCCGGGCGGACGCGGAGGAGGGCTGGATCCTGCTGGAGGTCGCCGACGACGGGGCCGGCATTCCCTTCGACCTGCGCGAGCGGGTGTTCGAGCCTTTCTTCACCACCCGGCGCGGTGACGGCGGCAGCGGGCTCGGCCTGCACATCGTCCACAACATCGTGGTCGGCACGCTCGGCGGCGCCATCACGCTGGCCTGCCCGGCGGAGGGCGGCTGCCGCTTCACCCTCAGGCTGCCGCTGCAGGCGCCCGTGCCGCTCCCCGGCCCGGCCTGA
- a CDS encoding DUF1194 domain-containing protein, with product MIRHAVLFVVLLLAVMAGPADGRAESKTGGRAGPSRAAVELVLALDRSASITDSDLDFQLRGHAAAFRDPDVAAAIGNSEVAVTLVSYSGPRSLQVHVPWRLLRSEADARAFADAIDGLPRNHQGDSTAIGAAIEDAAALFGGSGYAAPRKVIDIVSNGFSNSGVDPVTARDRAVARGITINGLAILDEFPWLEDYFKDNVIGGDNCFAKSATDQESFIEALRQKLILEIAARPAIPTTAVAAR from the coding sequence ATGATCCGACACGCGGTGCTGTTCGTCGTGCTTCTTCTCGCCGTCATGGCCGGGCCGGCCGACGGCCGGGCCGAGTCGAAGACGGGAGGCAGGGCCGGCCCGTCGCGGGCGGCGGTGGAACTGGTCCTGGCGCTCGACCGCTCCGCCTCCATCACCGACAGCGACCTGGACTTCCAGCTCCGCGGCCATGCCGCCGCCTTCCGCGACCCCGACGTCGCCGCCGCGATCGGCAACAGCGAGGTCGCGGTGACGCTCGTCTCCTACTCCGGGCCGCGGTCGCTGCAGGTGCATGTGCCCTGGCGGCTGCTCCGCTCCGAGGCCGATGCCAGGGCCTTCGCCGACGCCATCGACGGGCTGCCGCGCAACCACCAGGGCGACTCCACAGCCATCGGGGCGGCAATCGAGGATGCGGCGGCGCTGTTCGGCGGCAGCGGCTATGCGGCGCCGCGCAAGGTGATCGACATCGTCTCCAACGGCTTTTCCAACAGCGGCGTCGATCCCGTCACCGCCCGCGACCGGGCGGTCGCCCGCGGCATCACCATCAACGGGCTGGCGATCCTCGACGAGTTCCCCTGGCTGGAAGACTACTTCAAGGACAACGTCATCGGCGGCGACAACTGCTTCGCCAAGTCGGCCACCGACCAGGAGAGCTTCATCGAAGCCCTGCGGCAGAAGCTGATCCTGGAGATCGCCGCCCGGCCGGCGATCCCGACCACGGCGGTCGCCGCCCGCTGA